CAGAAACTCGAAGATCTTTACCAGGCAGCGGAGCGTCATGCCGCGTGTCGTTACGGACGGAGGTCTGCATGAACTACGCGGAGGTGAAGCGCAACATTTGGAGTAACTCGATCTCAAACTATATCCGCACGGTGGTCGGCATGGCCGTGGGATTACTCACGTTTCGCATGCTCTACCAGGCGCTTAACAAGGAACAGTTCGGCTTCTGGTCGCTGCTCTGGAGCGTGTTTGGCTACGGCATTCTGCTCGACTTTGGGTTTGGCTTCGCCGCGCAGAAGCGGGTCGCCGAGTTGTCAGTCAAACAGGATTGGGCCAAGCTTAGCCGCGTGTTGAGCACCATTCTTTTCTTCTACACCGGCGTGGCCGTATTCATCGCGCTGATCGTCCTGGTTGGTTCGACGCACATTGTGGGCTGGTTTGGGGTGTCCCCTCAGAATGCGGAAGAGTTCCGGCGCATCCTCGTGGTCTTCTTTGTCGGGATTGGCATTGCTTTTCCGATGGGCATCTTTCCGGAAATTCTCCGCGGCCAGCAACGCATCCGCCTCGTCAACAACCTCATCTCCGCCGCGCTCGTGCTGCGCCTCGGGTTGATCGCCTGCGCGGTCTGGTACAAGTGGAGTTTCATGGCGGTGATGTTCATTGCACTGGTCTTTGCACTCATACCAGATTGTCTGGCCGCCTTGCTCGCGCTGCGGTGGATGCCGGCCGTGCGACTGAGCCCGCGTCTATTTTCGCCCGCATTGATGCGCGAGACCATGTCATTTTCCATCTTTGCCTATCTTGGCACGGCCACGAATATCGTGCTGGGAAAGACCGATCAACTGGTGCTTGGCGCGACGCTTTCGATTAGCGCGGTGGCGTTATACCAGGCCGGTGCCAAGATTGCCGAGGTTTTCAGCCAGTTTACCCGACAGGTACAGGATACGCTTTCGCCCGCCGCCGCGCACCTGCATGCCATCGGCGACCGTGCGGCCCTGAGCGACCTGCTCGTGAACAGTATGCGCTGGAGCGTGCTCATCGCCACACCGTTGTATTTGCTCTGCGCGTTTTATCTCGATGAATTGCTGCAACTACTCACCGGCGACCGGCTCATCGCCCGTGAGACCTACCTGGTCGGTCAGGTGTTGCTGCTATGGTTTTATACCACCATCCTCACGCACAGCGTATCGAAACGCATCTTCATGATGTGCGGCCACGAGCGCCGCCTGCTTTGGCTTGGGCTGGGTGAGGCGATCGCCAATCTGGCGCTCAGCGTTACGCTCGTCCTCATTTTCCGTAACGTCGCCGCGGTGGCAGTTGGCTCACTTATTCCCACCCTTTACTTCGGCTGGGTGCATCTCTGGCCGTGGATGGCGCGCGAGGCTGGAATGCGCGGGTGGCAACTTTTCTCGCGCACGGTGTTGCCGTCGTGGGCGGCCTGCGTGCCGATGCTGGTGGTGCTGGTCGCATTTCAGTTTGTAACGCTGGCCCCCGGCGGCAAGGCAGTGGTGGCAATGTTCATTGAGTCAGCGATCGCCGGGCTGGTCGCGTTGGTGGGTCTTTGGCGCATCGCCCTGAATGTAAACGAGCGGGAACAGCTTGCCGTGAAATTTTTCGCAAAATTCCCGCGGCTGCGGAAACAACCGGTATGAGTACTCCCATCGTCAGTATCATCATGCGCAGCTACAACGAGGCTTGGGCCTTGAAGGAAACACTGCCCGCCCTTCAAGCCCAGGAATACCGGAACTGGGAGTTGATCGTCATTGATAGCGGCAGCACGGATGGCTCCCAGGAACTTATCCGCGCCGTTCAACCCGCGCATTTCATTCAAATCACTCCGCAGGAATACAACCCCAGCCGCGTGATGAATCAGGGGATGCGCCTCGCACAGTCCGAGTTTGGCATCTTCCTTAATGCCGATGCTACGCCGCAGGGAACTCACTGGTTACAGCCCTTGGTGGGGACACTCCAAAACTGCCGGGTTGCCGCCTGTTTCGGACGTCAGATTCCCCGTCCGGATTGTCAGGCGGTATTCGCCTGTGACTATGAACGCTGTTTTGGTCCAAACCGTGAATCCGTCAACTGGGAACATTTCTTCAGCATGGTTAGCAGCGGTCTGCGCAAAGATGCGTGGGCTAAGCGCGGGTTCCGCGAGGACCTGCAATACGCCGAGGACGACGAATACACGCGCTGGTGCAAGGCCCAGGGTTATGAGGTGGTTTACGTGCCGACGTCGGTGGTCATGCACTCGCACAACTACACGCCGCAGCAAGCCTGGAAACGCAGCTTTGGCGACGCCCGGGCCCATGGTAAATCATGGTCCGGCCGCCCGGGGGAATTCAATTGGTTGAAGACGGTCGCATTCGGCTGGCTGAGCGATGTGCTTCACGACGCCAAATTCTGTGCCCAAACGCGACGCCTGCGCGAGCTTCCGCACGCCGCCCGCATACGCTGGCAGCAGCGGTGTGGCAAGCTGGCCGGGTTCCGTCAGGGCTGGGCTGAGGCCAATGGAGGTGAACGATGAGAATCCTGACCGTATCCAATCTCTATCCACCCCACTACGTGGGCGGCTATGAGCTGATCTGCTCAACCATGGTGCAAGCGCTGCGCGCTCGCGGTCACACCGTTCAAGTGCTGACGTCCAATCACGGGGGCGAAGCGGCGGCCACCATTTCAGGCGAGCAAGGAGTGACGCGCACCTTGCGCATTCACGGTTTTTTTGGTCATCCATGGCTCGGCATTCGCAAACTACGCGAATTGGAATGGCATAATAACTGCCAGTTGCGTGAAGCCGTGGCTGGCGTTAAACCTGAGGTTGTTTACGTTTGGAATCTTGGCGGCCTCTCGAAATCCCTTTGCCTCACCCTTCAAAATCTGGGTGTGCCGGTTGTTTATTCGGTCTTCGACCACTGGATTGCGCGCAGTCTGGTCGCGGACGTATGGCTCGACTGGTGGAATCGGGAACACCTAACTCACG
The sequence above is drawn from the Verrucomicrobiota bacterium genome and encodes:
- a CDS encoding glycosyltransferase, with amino-acid sequence MSTPIVSIIMRSYNEAWALKETLPALQAQEYRNWELIVIDSGSTDGSQELIRAVQPAHFIQITPQEYNPSRVMNQGMRLAQSEFGIFLNADATPQGTHWLQPLVGTLQNCRVAACFGRQIPRPDCQAVFACDYERCFGPNRESVNWEHFFSMVSSGLRKDAWAKRGFREDLQYAEDDEYTRWCKAQGYEVVYVPTSVVMHSHNYTPQQAWKRSFGDARAHGKSWSGRPGEFNWLKTVAFGWLSDVLHDAKFCAQTRRLRELPHAARIRWQQRCGKLAGFRQGWAEANGGER
- a CDS encoding oligosaccharide flippase family protein translates to MSLRTEVCMNYAEVKRNIWSNSISNYIRTVVGMAVGLLTFRMLYQALNKEQFGFWSLLWSVFGYGILLDFGFGFAAQKRVAELSVKQDWAKLSRVLSTILFFYTGVAVFIALIVLVGSTHIVGWFGVSPQNAEEFRRILVVFFVGIGIAFPMGIFPEILRGQQRIRLVNNLISAALVLRLGLIACAVWYKWSFMAVMFIALVFALIPDCLAALLALRWMPAVRLSPRLFSPALMRETMSFSIFAYLGTATNIVLGKTDQLVLGATLSISAVALYQAGAKIAEVFSQFTRQVQDTLSPAAAHLHAIGDRAALSDLLVNSMRWSVLIATPLYLLCAFYLDELLQLLTGDRLIARETYLVGQVLLLWFYTTILTHSVSKRIFMMCGHERRLLWLGLGEAIANLALSVTLVLIFRNVAAVAVGSLIPTLYFGWVHLWPWMAREAGMRGWQLFSRTVLPSWAACVPMLVVLVAFQFVTLAPGGKAVVAMFIESAIAGLVALVGLWRIALNVNEREQLAVKFFAKFPRLRKQPV